In one Anticarsia gemmatalis isolate Benzon Research Colony breed Stoneville strain chromosome 9, ilAntGemm2 primary, whole genome shotgun sequence genomic region, the following are encoded:
- the tutl gene encoding immunoglobulin superfamily member turtle isoform X1, producing MGWRAVQPPHIAAGLLLLLLVNLPVTCHQDHQDAVHITAILGESVVFNCQVDFPEDIPVPYVLQWEKKVGETGQDIPIYIWYESYPTHSGEGYEGRVSRVAPDSPYGAASLNLTNIRESDQGWYECKVVFLNRSPNQHKNGTWFHLDVHAPPRFSITPEDIIYVNLGDAIILNCQAEGTPTPEILWYKDANPVEPSGTVGIFNDGTELRISNIRHEDIGDYTCIARNGEGQVSHTARVIIAGGAVITMPPTNQTKLEGEKVQFSCEAKALPGNVTVKWFREGAPVAEVAALETRVTIRRDGALVINPVAADDSGQYLCEVSNGIGDPQSASAYLNVEYPAKVTFTPTVQYLPFRLAGVVQCYIKANPPLQYVTWTKDKRLLEPYQTKDIVIMNNGSLLFTRVNQNHQGRYTCTPYNAQGTQGSSGPMEVLVRKPPVFTVEPEPLYQRKVGESVEMHCEAQEAEGTQRPSVTWRRRDGLPLQKSRVRALGGNITIDTLRRQDFGIYQCVASNEVATIVADTQLVIEGTQPHAPYNVSGTATEFQVTLRWQPGYAGGPDYKQDYTIWYREAGFSEWTKVPVTPSGATSVTINRLQPGTTYEFQVNSKNTIGEGMMSKAITIRTLDVGAKPKAAPTPAGPVDEKIFQNAPEGSGPKSGPPRNLTVTEVHNGFLITWQAPLERSQLVQYYTIKYRTDAQWKTLNRGQIRPEETSYLVKNLVGGRTYYFRVLANSATSYESSEEVKFPVPARVKHKAITAGVVGGILFFIVAIILSVCAVKICNKRKRRKQEKAYNMVAARLTDLRAADSTQVPFKKFRERGISSIVQCLRFTANWVWPASRCGGEARYWVSVRVSPAPAPTAPSPAPSSSDDGGFLPRVRAPLRPSAAPPLFRASSPALALHWPPWPPWPPWAAAWTPWSPLHVSDLSSVPFPSSADGSFPTPPSPFRLRSLRQGVAPAAGAALRPRARPLPRHGRPRGPSEPPPPPHEASPESRSSSSGFGSKNASSQHNRSSRAGSLAEWRPPPYRPPPPAPPPRPGSGEVGDAGSVDVHYEWDRATRTPTPSTPERPRARASRDDVEARVRAMKEEFLEFRKRQALRRRSPEPLAAPPPLSPLSPLSPLAALPLSPPAPAETVC from the exons GGACAGGACATCCCGATCTACATCTGGTACGAGAGCTACCCGACGCACAGCGGAGAGGGGTACGAGGGCAGGGTGTCGCGAGTGGCGCCGGACTCCCCCTACGGCGCAGCCAGTCTCAACCTCACCAATATCCGTGAATCCGACCAG GGTTGGTACGAGTGTAAGGTGGTGTTCCTCAACCGTTCACCCAATCAACACAAGAATGGCACATGGTTCCACTTGGACGTGCACGCGCCACCACGCTTCTCCATCACACCGGAAGACATTATTTACGTTAATTTAG GAGATGCCATTATCCTCAACTGTCAAGCGGAGGGCACACCGACTCCGGAGATCCTTTGGTATAAGGATGCGAATCCCGTGGAGCCGTCGGGGACCGTGGGTATATTTAACGACGGGACCGAACTGCGGATCAGCAATATTCGCCACGAGGACATCGGAGACTACACGTGCATCGCGCGCAATGGCGAGGGCCAAGTGTCGCATACCGCGCGTGTCATTATCGCTGGAGGAGCCGTTATTACG ATGCCACCAACAAACCAGACTAAGTTAGAAGGAGAGAAAGTGCAGTTCTCATGTGAAGCAAAGGCGCTACCTGGCAATGTGACGGTGAAATGGTTCCGAGAGGGCGCGCCGGTCGCGGAGGTGGCAGCCCTAGAGACGCGGGTGACCATCAGACGAGACGGAGCGTTAGTCATCAACCCTGTCGCCGCCGATGACTCGGGACAGTACTTGTGCGAAGTCTCCAATGGAATCGGCGATCCACAAAGTGCTTCGGCCTATTTGAATGTTGAAT ATCCTGCAAAAGTAACTTTCACCCCAACGGTGCAATACCTACCGTTCCGATTAGCGGGTGTAGTGCAATGTTACATAAAGGCGAACCCACCTCTCCAGTATGTCACTTGGACTAAGGACAAAAGGCTATTGGAGCCGTATCAGACGAAGGATATTGTGATTATGAACAACGGCTCGCTATTATTCACCCGCGTCAATCAAAACCATCAAGGAAGGTACACTTGCACGCCGTATAATGCTCAAGGAACACAAGGCTCTTCAG GTCCAATGGAAGTTTTAGTTCGTAAACCACCCGTTTTTACCGTGGAACCGGAACCCCTGTACCAAAGGAAG GTGGGCGAGTCAGTGGAGATGCACTGCGAGGCTCAGGAGGCGGAGGGCACTCAGCGTCCGTCGGTGACGTGGCGGCGGCGCGACGGTCTGCCGCTGCAGAAGAGTCGCGTGCGCGCGCTCGGCGGCAACATCACCATCGACACGCTGCGGCGGCAGGACTTCGGCATCTATCAGTGCGTCGCTTCTAACGAG GTGGCGACGATAGTAGCAGACACACAGTTAGTGATCGAAGGCACGCAACCTCACGCTCCATACAACGTGTCGGGGACGGCGACGGAGTTCCAGGTGACGTTGCGCTGGCAGCCGGGCTATGCGGGCGGGCCCGACTACAAGCAAGACTACACCATATGGTATAGGGAGGCTGGCTTCTCGGAATGGACTAAGGTCCCGGTCACTCCGTCTGGTGCTACCTCT GTCACAATAAACCGCCTTCAACCTGGAACCACGTACGAGTTCCAAGTGAACAGCAAGAATACCATAGGGGAAGGAATGATGAGTAAAGCTATTACTATAAGAACACTCG ATGTAGGCGCCAAGCCGAAGGCGGCCCCCACCCCGGCGGGGCCCGTAGACGAAAAGATATTCCAAAACGCACCCGAGGGCTCTG GTCCGAAGTCGGGTCCGCCGCGCAACCTGACGGTGACGGAGGTGCACAACGGGTTCCTGATCACGTGGCAGGCGCCGCTCGAGCGCTCGCAGCTCGTGCAGTACTACACCATCAAGTACCGCACCGACGCGCAGTGGAAGACCCTCAACCGCGGACAGATACGACCCGAGGAGACCAGCTATTTGG TGAAAAACCTCGTGGGCGGTCGTACGTACTACTTCAGAGTATTGGCGAACTCGGCGACCAGCTACGAGAGTTCAGAAGAGGTGAAGTTCCCGGTGCCGGCGCGGGTGAAACATAAAGCGATCACGGCGGGCGTGGTCGGCGGCATTCTGTTCTTTATAGTGGCCATCATTCTGTCCGTGTGCGCCGTCAAGATCTGCAACAAACGCAAGCGACGTAAGCAGGAAAAAG CATACAACATGGTAGCCGCGCGACTCACTGACCTCCGCGCAGCCGATAGCACTCAAGTGCCTTTTAAGAA attTAGAGAACGCGGAATATCGAGTATAGTGCAGTGTTTGCGGTTCACTGCAAATTGGGTATGGCCGGCGTCGCGGTGCGGCGGCGAGGCGCGCTACTGGGTGTCGGTGCGCGTGTCGCCGGCGCCCGCGCCCACCGCGCCCTCGCCGGCGCCCTCGTCGTCCGACGACGGCGGCTTCCTGCCACGAGTGCGGGCGCCGCTGCGGcccagcgccgcgccgccgctaTTCCGCGCCTCTTCGCCGGCGCTGGCGCTGCACTGGCCGCCCTGGCCTCCATGGCCGCCCTGGGCCGCCGCCTGGACCCCCTGGTCGCCGCTCCACGTGTCCGATCTCAGCTCCGTACCCTTCCCGAGCTCCGCCGACGGATCCTTCCCCACGCCGCCCTCGCCCTTCCGACTGCGGTCTCTGCGGCAGGGAGTGGcgccggcggcgggcgcggcgctgcGTCCTCGTGCCCGACCTCTGCCCCGCCACGGGCGGCCGCGCGGGCCCTCGgaaccgccgccgccgccgcacgaAGCATCGCCGGAGAGCCGCTCGTCGTCGAGCGGCTTCGGCAGCAAAAATGCGTCGTCGCAGCACAACCGCAGCTCGCGCGCCGGCTCGCTGGCCGAGTGGCGCCCGCCGCCCTACCGCCCGCCGCCGCCTGCGCCGCCCCCGCGGCCCGGCTCGGGCGAAGTGGGCGACGCGGGCTCGGTGGACGTGCACTACGAGTGGGACCGCGCCACGCGCACGCCCACGCCGTCTACGCCCGAGCGGCCGCGGGCGCGCGCGTCCCGGGACGACGTGGAGGCGCGCGTTCGAGCCATGAAGGAGGAGTTCCTGGAATTCCGCAAGCGCCAGGCGCTGCGGCGCCGCTCGCCCGAGCCGCtggccgcgccgccgccgctgtCGCCCCTGTCGCCGCTGTCGCCGTTGGCCGCGCTGCCGCTGTCGCCGCCGGCGCCCGCGGAGACCGTGTGCTGA
- the tutl gene encoding immunoglobulin superfamily member turtle isoform X2, whose protein sequence is MGWRAVQPPHIAAGLLLLLLVNLPVTCHQDHQDAVHITAILGESVVFNCQVDFPEDIPVPYVLQWEKKGQDIPIYIWYESYPTHSGEGYEGRVSRVAPDSPYGAASLNLTNIRESDQGWYECKVVFLNRSPNQHKNGTWFHLDVHAPPRFSITPEDIIYVNLGDAIILNCQAEGTPTPEILWYKDANPVEPSGTVGIFNDGTELRISNIRHEDIGDYTCIARNGEGQVSHTARVIIAGGAVITMPPTNQTKLEGEKVQFSCEAKALPGNVTVKWFREGAPVAEVAALETRVTIRRDGALVINPVAADDSGQYLCEVSNGIGDPQSASAYLNVEYPAKVTFTPTVQYLPFRLAGVVQCYIKANPPLQYVTWTKDKRLLEPYQTKDIVIMNNGSLLFTRVNQNHQGRYTCTPYNAQGTQGSSGPMEVLVRKPPVFTVEPEPLYQRKVGESVEMHCEAQEAEGTQRPSVTWRRRDGLPLQKSRVRALGGNITIDTLRRQDFGIYQCVASNEVATIVADTQLVIEGTQPHAPYNVSGTATEFQVTLRWQPGYAGGPDYKQDYTIWYREAGFSEWTKVPVTPSGATSVTINRLQPGTTYEFQVNSKNTIGEGMMSKAITIRTLDVGAKPKAAPTPAGPVDEKIFQNAPEGSGPKSGPPRNLTVTEVHNGFLITWQAPLERSQLVQYYTIKYRTDAQWKTLNRGQIRPEETSYLVKNLVGGRTYYFRVLANSATSYESSEEVKFPVPARVKHKAITAGVVGGILFFIVAIILSVCAVKICNKRKRRKQEKAYNMVAARLTDLRAADSTQVPFKKFRERGISSIVQCLRFTANWVWPASRCGGEARYWVSVRVSPAPAPTAPSPAPSSSDDGGFLPRVRAPLRPSAAPPLFRASSPALALHWPPWPPWPPWAAAWTPWSPLHVSDLSSVPFPSSADGSFPTPPSPFRLRSLRQGVAPAAGAALRPRARPLPRHGRPRGPSEPPPPPHEASPESRSSSSGFGSKNASSQHNRSSRAGSLAEWRPPPYRPPPPAPPPRPGSGEVGDAGSVDVHYEWDRATRTPTPSTPERPRARASRDDVEARVRAMKEEFLEFRKRQALRRRSPEPLAAPPPLSPLSPLSPLAALPLSPPAPAETVC, encoded by the exons GGACAGGACATCCCGATCTACATCTGGTACGAGAGCTACCCGACGCACAGCGGAGAGGGGTACGAGGGCAGGGTGTCGCGAGTGGCGCCGGACTCCCCCTACGGCGCAGCCAGTCTCAACCTCACCAATATCCGTGAATCCGACCAG GGTTGGTACGAGTGTAAGGTGGTGTTCCTCAACCGTTCACCCAATCAACACAAGAATGGCACATGGTTCCACTTGGACGTGCACGCGCCACCACGCTTCTCCATCACACCGGAAGACATTATTTACGTTAATTTAG GAGATGCCATTATCCTCAACTGTCAAGCGGAGGGCACACCGACTCCGGAGATCCTTTGGTATAAGGATGCGAATCCCGTGGAGCCGTCGGGGACCGTGGGTATATTTAACGACGGGACCGAACTGCGGATCAGCAATATTCGCCACGAGGACATCGGAGACTACACGTGCATCGCGCGCAATGGCGAGGGCCAAGTGTCGCATACCGCGCGTGTCATTATCGCTGGAGGAGCCGTTATTACG ATGCCACCAACAAACCAGACTAAGTTAGAAGGAGAGAAAGTGCAGTTCTCATGTGAAGCAAAGGCGCTACCTGGCAATGTGACGGTGAAATGGTTCCGAGAGGGCGCGCCGGTCGCGGAGGTGGCAGCCCTAGAGACGCGGGTGACCATCAGACGAGACGGAGCGTTAGTCATCAACCCTGTCGCCGCCGATGACTCGGGACAGTACTTGTGCGAAGTCTCCAATGGAATCGGCGATCCACAAAGTGCTTCGGCCTATTTGAATGTTGAAT ATCCTGCAAAAGTAACTTTCACCCCAACGGTGCAATACCTACCGTTCCGATTAGCGGGTGTAGTGCAATGTTACATAAAGGCGAACCCACCTCTCCAGTATGTCACTTGGACTAAGGACAAAAGGCTATTGGAGCCGTATCAGACGAAGGATATTGTGATTATGAACAACGGCTCGCTATTATTCACCCGCGTCAATCAAAACCATCAAGGAAGGTACACTTGCACGCCGTATAATGCTCAAGGAACACAAGGCTCTTCAG GTCCAATGGAAGTTTTAGTTCGTAAACCACCCGTTTTTACCGTGGAACCGGAACCCCTGTACCAAAGGAAG GTGGGCGAGTCAGTGGAGATGCACTGCGAGGCTCAGGAGGCGGAGGGCACTCAGCGTCCGTCGGTGACGTGGCGGCGGCGCGACGGTCTGCCGCTGCAGAAGAGTCGCGTGCGCGCGCTCGGCGGCAACATCACCATCGACACGCTGCGGCGGCAGGACTTCGGCATCTATCAGTGCGTCGCTTCTAACGAG GTGGCGACGATAGTAGCAGACACACAGTTAGTGATCGAAGGCACGCAACCTCACGCTCCATACAACGTGTCGGGGACGGCGACGGAGTTCCAGGTGACGTTGCGCTGGCAGCCGGGCTATGCGGGCGGGCCCGACTACAAGCAAGACTACACCATATGGTATAGGGAGGCTGGCTTCTCGGAATGGACTAAGGTCCCGGTCACTCCGTCTGGTGCTACCTCT GTCACAATAAACCGCCTTCAACCTGGAACCACGTACGAGTTCCAAGTGAACAGCAAGAATACCATAGGGGAAGGAATGATGAGTAAAGCTATTACTATAAGAACACTCG ATGTAGGCGCCAAGCCGAAGGCGGCCCCCACCCCGGCGGGGCCCGTAGACGAAAAGATATTCCAAAACGCACCCGAGGGCTCTG GTCCGAAGTCGGGTCCGCCGCGCAACCTGACGGTGACGGAGGTGCACAACGGGTTCCTGATCACGTGGCAGGCGCCGCTCGAGCGCTCGCAGCTCGTGCAGTACTACACCATCAAGTACCGCACCGACGCGCAGTGGAAGACCCTCAACCGCGGACAGATACGACCCGAGGAGACCAGCTATTTGG TGAAAAACCTCGTGGGCGGTCGTACGTACTACTTCAGAGTATTGGCGAACTCGGCGACCAGCTACGAGAGTTCAGAAGAGGTGAAGTTCCCGGTGCCGGCGCGGGTGAAACATAAAGCGATCACGGCGGGCGTGGTCGGCGGCATTCTGTTCTTTATAGTGGCCATCATTCTGTCCGTGTGCGCCGTCAAGATCTGCAACAAACGCAAGCGACGTAAGCAGGAAAAAG CATACAACATGGTAGCCGCGCGACTCACTGACCTCCGCGCAGCCGATAGCACTCAAGTGCCTTTTAAGAA attTAGAGAACGCGGAATATCGAGTATAGTGCAGTGTTTGCGGTTCACTGCAAATTGGGTATGGCCGGCGTCGCGGTGCGGCGGCGAGGCGCGCTACTGGGTGTCGGTGCGCGTGTCGCCGGCGCCCGCGCCCACCGCGCCCTCGCCGGCGCCCTCGTCGTCCGACGACGGCGGCTTCCTGCCACGAGTGCGGGCGCCGCTGCGGcccagcgccgcgccgccgctaTTCCGCGCCTCTTCGCCGGCGCTGGCGCTGCACTGGCCGCCCTGGCCTCCATGGCCGCCCTGGGCCGCCGCCTGGACCCCCTGGTCGCCGCTCCACGTGTCCGATCTCAGCTCCGTACCCTTCCCGAGCTCCGCCGACGGATCCTTCCCCACGCCGCCCTCGCCCTTCCGACTGCGGTCTCTGCGGCAGGGAGTGGcgccggcggcgggcgcggcgctgcGTCCTCGTGCCCGACCTCTGCCCCGCCACGGGCGGCCGCGCGGGCCCTCGgaaccgccgccgccgccgcacgaAGCATCGCCGGAGAGCCGCTCGTCGTCGAGCGGCTTCGGCAGCAAAAATGCGTCGTCGCAGCACAACCGCAGCTCGCGCGCCGGCTCGCTGGCCGAGTGGCGCCCGCCGCCCTACCGCCCGCCGCCGCCTGCGCCGCCCCCGCGGCCCGGCTCGGGCGAAGTGGGCGACGCGGGCTCGGTGGACGTGCACTACGAGTGGGACCGCGCCACGCGCACGCCCACGCCGTCTACGCCCGAGCGGCCGCGGGCGCGCGCGTCCCGGGACGACGTGGAGGCGCGCGTTCGAGCCATGAAGGAGGAGTTCCTGGAATTCCGCAAGCGCCAGGCGCTGCGGCGCCGCTCGCCCGAGCCGCtggccgcgccgccgccgctgtCGCCCCTGTCGCCGCTGTCGCCGTTGGCCGCGCTGCCGCTGTCGCCGCCGGCGCCCGCGGAGACCGTGTGCTGA
- the tutl gene encoding immunoglobulin superfamily member turtle isoform X3, protein MGWRAVQPPHIAAGLLLLLLVNLPVTCHQDHQDAVHITAILGESVVFNCQVDFPEDIPVPYVLQWEKKVGETGQDIPIYIWYESYPTHSGEGYEGRVSRVAPDSPYGAASLNLTNIRESDQGWYECKVVFLNRSPNQHKNGTWFHLDVHAPPRFSITPEDIIYVNLGDAIILNCQAEGTPTPEILWYKDANPVEPSGTVGIFNDGTELRISNIRHEDIGDYTCIARNGEGQVSHTARVIIAGGAVITMPPTNQTKLEGEKVQFSCEAKALPGNVTVKWFREGAPVAEVAALETRVTIRRDGALVINPVAADDSGQYLCEVSNGIGDPQSASAYLNVEYPAKVTFTPTVQYLPFRLAGVVQCYIKANPPLQYVTWTKDKRLLEPYQTKDIVIMNNGSLLFTRVNQNHQGRYTCTPYNAQGTQGSSGPMEVLVRKPPVFTVEPEPLYQRKVGESVEMHCEAQEAEGTQRPSVTWRRRDGLPLQKSRVRALGGNITIDTLRRQDFGIYQCVASNEVATIVADTQLVIEGTQPHAPYNVSGTATEFQVTLRWQPGYAGGPDYKQDYTIWYREAGFSEWTKVPVTPSGATSVTINRLQPGTTYEFQVNSKNTIGEGMMSKAITIRTLGPKSGPPRNLTVTEVHNGFLITWQAPLERSQLVQYYTIKYRTDAQWKTLNRGQIRPEETSYLVKNLVGGRTYYFRVLANSATSYESSEEVKFPVPARVKHKAITAGVVGGILFFIVAIILSVCAVKICNKRKRRKQEKAYNMVAARLTDLRAADSTQVPFKKFRERGISSIVQCLRFTANWVWPASRCGGEARYWVSVRVSPAPAPTAPSPAPSSSDDGGFLPRVRAPLRPSAAPPLFRASSPALALHWPPWPPWPPWAAAWTPWSPLHVSDLSSVPFPSSADGSFPTPPSPFRLRSLRQGVAPAAGAALRPRARPLPRHGRPRGPSEPPPPPHEASPESRSSSSGFGSKNASSQHNRSSRAGSLAEWRPPPYRPPPPAPPPRPGSGEVGDAGSVDVHYEWDRATRTPTPSTPERPRARASRDDVEARVRAMKEEFLEFRKRQALRRRSPEPLAAPPPLSPLSPLSPLAALPLSPPAPAETVC, encoded by the exons GGACAGGACATCCCGATCTACATCTGGTACGAGAGCTACCCGACGCACAGCGGAGAGGGGTACGAGGGCAGGGTGTCGCGAGTGGCGCCGGACTCCCCCTACGGCGCAGCCAGTCTCAACCTCACCAATATCCGTGAATCCGACCAG GGTTGGTACGAGTGTAAGGTGGTGTTCCTCAACCGTTCACCCAATCAACACAAGAATGGCACATGGTTCCACTTGGACGTGCACGCGCCACCACGCTTCTCCATCACACCGGAAGACATTATTTACGTTAATTTAG GAGATGCCATTATCCTCAACTGTCAAGCGGAGGGCACACCGACTCCGGAGATCCTTTGGTATAAGGATGCGAATCCCGTGGAGCCGTCGGGGACCGTGGGTATATTTAACGACGGGACCGAACTGCGGATCAGCAATATTCGCCACGAGGACATCGGAGACTACACGTGCATCGCGCGCAATGGCGAGGGCCAAGTGTCGCATACCGCGCGTGTCATTATCGCTGGAGGAGCCGTTATTACG ATGCCACCAACAAACCAGACTAAGTTAGAAGGAGAGAAAGTGCAGTTCTCATGTGAAGCAAAGGCGCTACCTGGCAATGTGACGGTGAAATGGTTCCGAGAGGGCGCGCCGGTCGCGGAGGTGGCAGCCCTAGAGACGCGGGTGACCATCAGACGAGACGGAGCGTTAGTCATCAACCCTGTCGCCGCCGATGACTCGGGACAGTACTTGTGCGAAGTCTCCAATGGAATCGGCGATCCACAAAGTGCTTCGGCCTATTTGAATGTTGAAT ATCCTGCAAAAGTAACTTTCACCCCAACGGTGCAATACCTACCGTTCCGATTAGCGGGTGTAGTGCAATGTTACATAAAGGCGAACCCACCTCTCCAGTATGTCACTTGGACTAAGGACAAAAGGCTATTGGAGCCGTATCAGACGAAGGATATTGTGATTATGAACAACGGCTCGCTATTATTCACCCGCGTCAATCAAAACCATCAAGGAAGGTACACTTGCACGCCGTATAATGCTCAAGGAACACAAGGCTCTTCAG GTCCAATGGAAGTTTTAGTTCGTAAACCACCCGTTTTTACCGTGGAACCGGAACCCCTGTACCAAAGGAAG GTGGGCGAGTCAGTGGAGATGCACTGCGAGGCTCAGGAGGCGGAGGGCACTCAGCGTCCGTCGGTGACGTGGCGGCGGCGCGACGGTCTGCCGCTGCAGAAGAGTCGCGTGCGCGCGCTCGGCGGCAACATCACCATCGACACGCTGCGGCGGCAGGACTTCGGCATCTATCAGTGCGTCGCTTCTAACGAG GTGGCGACGATAGTAGCAGACACACAGTTAGTGATCGAAGGCACGCAACCTCACGCTCCATACAACGTGTCGGGGACGGCGACGGAGTTCCAGGTGACGTTGCGCTGGCAGCCGGGCTATGCGGGCGGGCCCGACTACAAGCAAGACTACACCATATGGTATAGGGAGGCTGGCTTCTCGGAATGGACTAAGGTCCCGGTCACTCCGTCTGGTGCTACCTCT GTCACAATAAACCGCCTTCAACCTGGAACCACGTACGAGTTCCAAGTGAACAGCAAGAATACCATAGGGGAAGGAATGATGAGTAAAGCTATTACTATAAGAACACTCG GTCCGAAGTCGGGTCCGCCGCGCAACCTGACGGTGACGGAGGTGCACAACGGGTTCCTGATCACGTGGCAGGCGCCGCTCGAGCGCTCGCAGCTCGTGCAGTACTACACCATCAAGTACCGCACCGACGCGCAGTGGAAGACCCTCAACCGCGGACAGATACGACCCGAGGAGACCAGCTATTTGG TGAAAAACCTCGTGGGCGGTCGTACGTACTACTTCAGAGTATTGGCGAACTCGGCGACCAGCTACGAGAGTTCAGAAGAGGTGAAGTTCCCGGTGCCGGCGCGGGTGAAACATAAAGCGATCACGGCGGGCGTGGTCGGCGGCATTCTGTTCTTTATAGTGGCCATCATTCTGTCCGTGTGCGCCGTCAAGATCTGCAACAAACGCAAGCGACGTAAGCAGGAAAAAG CATACAACATGGTAGCCGCGCGACTCACTGACCTCCGCGCAGCCGATAGCACTCAAGTGCCTTTTAAGAA attTAGAGAACGCGGAATATCGAGTATAGTGCAGTGTTTGCGGTTCACTGCAAATTGGGTATGGCCGGCGTCGCGGTGCGGCGGCGAGGCGCGCTACTGGGTGTCGGTGCGCGTGTCGCCGGCGCCCGCGCCCACCGCGCCCTCGCCGGCGCCCTCGTCGTCCGACGACGGCGGCTTCCTGCCACGAGTGCGGGCGCCGCTGCGGcccagcgccgcgccgccgctaTTCCGCGCCTCTTCGCCGGCGCTGGCGCTGCACTGGCCGCCCTGGCCTCCATGGCCGCCCTGGGCCGCCGCCTGGACCCCCTGGTCGCCGCTCCACGTGTCCGATCTCAGCTCCGTACCCTTCCCGAGCTCCGCCGACGGATCCTTCCCCACGCCGCCCTCGCCCTTCCGACTGCGGTCTCTGCGGCAGGGAGTGGcgccggcggcgggcgcggcgctgcGTCCTCGTGCCCGACCTCTGCCCCGCCACGGGCGGCCGCGCGGGCCCTCGgaaccgccgccgccgccgcacgaAGCATCGCCGGAGAGCCGCTCGTCGTCGAGCGGCTTCGGCAGCAAAAATGCGTCGTCGCAGCACAACCGCAGCTCGCGCGCCGGCTCGCTGGCCGAGTGGCGCCCGCCGCCCTACCGCCCGCCGCCGCCTGCGCCGCCCCCGCGGCCCGGCTCGGGCGAAGTGGGCGACGCGGGCTCGGTGGACGTGCACTACGAGTGGGACCGCGCCACGCGCACGCCCACGCCGTCTACGCCCGAGCGGCCGCGGGCGCGCGCGTCCCGGGACGACGTGGAGGCGCGCGTTCGAGCCATGAAGGAGGAGTTCCTGGAATTCCGCAAGCGCCAGGCGCTGCGGCGCCGCTCGCCCGAGCCGCtggccgcgccgccgccgctgtCGCCCCTGTCGCCGCTGTCGCCGTTGGCCGCGCTGCCGCTGTCGCCGCCGGCGCCCGCGGAGACCGTGTGCTGA